The following are from one region of the Halogeometricum sp. S3BR5-2 genome:
- the cheY gene encoding chemotaxis protein CheY produces MASTVLVVDDSAFMRNLLKQLLDGEHEVVGEAENGVEAVEKYRELSPDVVTMDVVMPIRNGIEATTEIKSLDANASVIMCTSVGQEEKMREAVEAGADGYITKPFQKPNVLQAIDDVVSVEA; encoded by the coding sequence ATGGCAAGCACCGTACTGGTCGTGGACGACTCAGCGTTTATGCGAAACCTGCTGAAGCAACTGCTCGACGGCGAACACGAAGTCGTCGGCGAGGCGGAGAACGGCGTCGAAGCGGTCGAGAAGTACCGCGAACTCTCGCCGGACGTGGTCACGATGGACGTCGTGATGCCCATCCGGAACGGCATCGAGGCGACGACGGAGATCAAATCGCTGGACGCGAACGCGTCGGTCATCATGTGCACGTCCGTCGGACAGGAAGAGAAGATGCGCGAGGCCGTCGAGGCCGGCGCGGACGGCTACATCACGAAACCCTTCCAGAAGCCCAACGTCCTCCAAGCGATAGACGACGTGGTGAGCGTCGAGGCATGA